The DNA window CTCAGCTAAGGCTTTTCCTAACTCTCCAATACAAGTTTCACTCATCTCCGCCGATCACGTTGTATTATCCACGCTCGGGCACGTGACTTGGTCTTACGACCTCCGAACGCTTCCTTTTGAAAGTACAGCAATAACATCCCTTTCTGTTTACTAACTTCAATCGTTGCCTTCGCTCATCAGGTAGCAATAGCCTTTTCTCCGTTTATCGGAGATGCTATCTCTTGTTATTCTCGGAGAGAACGTTCCTCTCATCCGGCCCCAAAAACGCACATGACGATCTGGGGCAGGAAGTAAAGGTGGGGAGTATGAAGTTTATCTTCAGTGACTCCCCAAAAATTTTCGTTTGTTTTTATTAAGTGGCGCTGGCAGGACTCGAACCTGCAACTTCCTGTCTTTTGAACAGGTGTTGGCCCATGGTTAGGGCGCCGGAACCCTCTCGGCAGTGCCAAAATGATATAGGTGAGAGCTATAGGAATTGTCAAGACGATTAAAATTATTTAAGTCCTGCGATCCTATTGTCCCACAAGCATGGGGTTTTCTCCTCCTATATCATTTTGGCACTGTGCTTAGGTGCCAGTTAAAAAGTGGTTATAAGGTGCTCTTAGGAGGAAAAGCACCTTATAACCACTTTTTTATTCCTCCTAAAGAAATCTATTGTTTTTATGAACTTAAAAGCAGTATAGCACACTTTAACAATTTTGTCAAGAGCTAATGCTCTTTTTTGGCTAAGCTTAGCTAAAAAAATAAATAAAAAATACGCTTTTTTGCGTATTTTTATGCTATTTTATCATTTTAATAATTCATCAATTAATGAGAAAGAAGTATAAATTATTTCTTCTCTCGTAAAACAGGATCATATCCACCCTTTGACCACGGATTACATCTCATAATTCGCCAAAAACCTTTAATTCCTCCCCTAATTAAGCCAAATTTCTCAATAGAACCAATGGCATACTCAGAGCACGTTGGCTTAAATCTACAAAAACCATGAGGATATAAAAATTTAAAAAAACCATGATCAAAAGACAGGGTTTTTTGGTAAAGTTTAATTAATTTTATGACCCAGGAGCGTGATCCAATAACAATAAAATCAATGATTTCTTGCATAAATTACATTAATTTTGTCTTTTTTAGAAAAAACATTACATCTTTTTCAATGTCTTTGTG is part of the Parcubacteria group bacterium CG10_big_fil_rev_8_21_14_0_10_36_14 genome and encodes:
- the yidD gene encoding membrane protein insertion efficiency factor YidD, giving the protein MQEIIDFIVIGSRSWVIKLIKLYQKTLSFDHGFFKFLYPHGFCRFKPTCSEYAIGSIEKFGLIRGGIKGFWRIMRCNPWSKGGYDPVLREKK